Sequence from the Amycolatopsis sp. NBC_00345 genome:
CTCAACGGCACCGGCCAGGCCTGGCGCAAGGACAAGCCGTCGCGCTACGGCTACGACGTCGCCACGTTCGCCATGGCGCTGATCTTCGCCGCCCGGTTCGTCGTGCAGCGCTGGCTCTACCAGAGCGACTACACGGGCTGGCTCGCGTTCGCGAAGATCGCCATGGGCTACCCGCTCTACGGGCTCGGCCTGCTCGTGGTCGTCTGGGCGGTCCGCCGCTCGGACAAGCGCCTCAAGGCCTTCGCCGAGGTGGAGCCGAAACCGGAGACCGACGCCGAGGCGGAGGCCCGGCTGCGCGAGAAGTACGCGCAGACACCGTCCCCCGAGGCCTGAGTTCCCCGCAGGCAACGCGAAACGGCGCCCCTCACGAACTCGTGAGGGGCGCCGTTTCGCGTTGTGTGGCTCAGTAACCCAGTGCGGAGCGGATCTCCGGCTCGACGTCGGAGGTGGCCACGAACAGCAGCTCGTCGCCCGGCTCCAGCGGGTCCTCCGGCTGCGGGACGATCACGCGGTCGCCGCGCAGGATGGTCACCAGCGCGGCGTCGCGGGGCAGGTCCAGCTCGCTCACCGGCTTGCCCGCCAGCGGGGTCTCCTCCGGCAGCGTCAGCTCGACCAGGTTCGCCTGGCTCTGCCGGAACGTCATCAGCCGCACCAGGTCGCCGACGCTGACCGCCTCCTCGACCATCGCCGCGAGCATCCGCGGGGTGGACACGGCGACGTCGACGCCCCAGGCCTCGGTGAAGAGCCATTCGTTGGCCGGGTTGTTCACCCTGGCCACCACGCGCCGCACGGCGAACTCGGTCTTCGCCAGCAGCGACACCACCAGGTTGGCCTTGTCGTCGCCGGTCGCGGCGATCACCACGTCGCACTGCTCGATCCCGGACTCCTCCAGGATCGACACCTCGCACGCGTCGCCGAGCACCCAGTCGGCCTGCTCGACCGTGGCCGGCTCGAACTGGTCGGCCTCCCGCTCGATCAGCATCACCTGGTGCCGCCCGTCGATCAGCTCCACGGCGATCGAGCGCCCCACCGCGCCCGCACCCGCGATCGCGACCCGCATCAGTTCTCCTCCTCCGGAGCGCGGGCAGCCACGCTCGACACGTCGCTGACGGTGCCGGAGCGCGCCGCGACCCAGACGACGTCGTCGGCCTGCACCATGGTCTTGTTGTCCGGCAGCACGCCGGTGCCGAAGCGCATGATGAACGCGACCCTGGCGCCGGTCGCCTCCTGGAGGCTCCGCACGCTGTGGCCGGCCCAGCCCTCGTGCAGCGGCAGCGGCAGCAGCGCGACGTTGCCGGTCGGGTCGCGCCACGCGGACGCGACGCCGTCGGGCAGCAGGGTGCGCAGGAACCGGTCGGTCGTCCACGGCACGGTCGCGACCGTCGGGATGCCGAGGCGCTCGTACACGGCGGCGCGCTTGTGGTCGTAGATCCGCGCGACCACGTGCTCGATGCCGAAGTTCTCGCGCGCGACCCGCGCGGAGATGATGTTGGAGTTGTCCCCGCTGGACACCGCCGCGAACGCGCCGGCCCGTTCGATGCCGGCTTCGATCAGCACCTGCCGGTCGAACCCGACGCCGACGACCTGCTGGCCGTGGAAGTCGCTGCCCAGCCTGCGGAACGACTGCTGGTTCTTGTCGATGACGGCCACCTCGTGGCCGAGACGCTCCAGCGCCGCGGCCAGGGATACGCCGACCCGGCCGCATCCCATGATCACCACGTGCACGCGCTGCCTCCTCAGGGGGTGGGGATGACCCGTCCGTAGGTACCCTCGATGACCAGCGCCGAACCTACCTTGCGGGGGGACGGTTAGTCTCTCGTGGTGTCGAAGTTCCCGACCGTGCTGAAGAGGCTGGTCCTCGGGCGTCCGTTCCGTAGTGACCGGCTGGCCCACACGCTGCTGCCCAAGCGCATCGCGCTGCCGATCTTCGCCTCCGACGCGCTCTCGAGCGTGGCGTACGCGCCGGAGGAGATCTTCCTGACCCTGAGTGTCGCCGGGCTGTCCGCCTACGCCTTCGCGCCGTGGATCGGCGTCGCCGTGGCGCTGGTCATGCTGGTGGTGGTCGCGTCCTACCGGCAGAACGTCCACGCCTATCCCAGCGGTGGCGGTGACTACGAGGTCGCCAGCACCAACCTGGGCGGCAAGTTCGGCCTGACCGTGGCGAGCGCCCTGCTGGTGGACTACATCCTGACCGTCGCTGTGTCCACTTCGTCCGGTGTCGCGAACATCGGCTCCGCGGTCCCGTGGGTGGCCGAGCACAAGGTGATCGCCTCGGTGGTGATCGTCGCCGTGCTGAGCGCGCTGAACCTGCGCGGGGTGCGCGAATCGGGCAAAGCGTTCGCCATTCCCACTTACGGCTTCATCGCCGGCATCATGATCATGGTCGTGTGGGGCCTGATCAAGGCCTCCACCGGCACGGACATGCGCGCGGAGAGCGCCGGGTTCCAGCTGCACTCGGAGGGCAGCTGGACCGGGTTCGCGTTCGTCTTCCTGATCCTGCGGTCGTTCTCCTCCGGCGCCGCGGCGCTGACCGGGGTCGAGGCGATCAGCAACGGCGTGCCCGCGTTCCGCAAGCCGAAGTCCAAGAACGCGGCCAGCACGCTGCTGCTGATGGGCGTGCTCGCGGTGACCATGCTGGTCGGCATCATCACGCTCGCCATCGTCACGAAGGTCAACTTCGCGGAGGACCCGGCCACACAGCTGTCCGGCGCGCCCGCGGGCTACCAGCAGAAGACGATCGTCGCGCAGATCGCGCACGCGGTGTTCGCCGACTTCCCGCCGGCGTTCTACTACATCTCCTTCTCCACCGGCATCATCCTGCTGCTGGCGGCCAACACGGCGTTCAACGGCTTCCCGGTGCTCGGCTCGATCCTGGCGCAGGACCGCTACCTGCCGCGGCAGCTGCACACCCGCGGCGACCGGCTGGCGTTCTCCAACGGCATCCTGTTCCTCGCCGTCTTCGCGCTGGTGCTGATCATCGCGTTCGACGCGGAGGTCACCCGGCTGATCCAGCTGTACATCGTGGGTGTGTTCGTGTCGTTCACGGTGAGCCAGGCGGGCATGATCCGGCACTGGAACCGGTTGCTGGCCAAGGAGAAGGACCCCTCGGCGCGGCGTCGGATGCGGCGCTCGCAGACGGTGAACGCGGTCGGCCTGACCATGACCGGCGTGGTGCTGGTG
This genomic interval carries:
- a CDS encoding potassium channel family protein; the protein is MRVAIAGAGAVGRSIAVELIDGRHQVMLIEREADQFEPATVEQADWVLGDACEVSILEESGIEQCDVVIAATGDDKANLVVSLLAKTEFAVRRVVARVNNPANEWLFTEAWGVDVAVSTPRMLAAMVEEAVSVGDLVRLMTFRQSQANLVELTLPEETPLAGKPVSELDLPRDAALVTILRGDRVIVPQPEDPLEPGDELLFVATSDVEPEIRSALGY
- a CDS encoding potassium channel family protein, with protein sequence MHVVIMGCGRVGVSLAAALERLGHEVAVIDKNQQSFRRLGSDFHGQQVVGVGFDRQVLIEAGIERAGAFAAVSSGDNSNIISARVARENFGIEHVVARIYDHKRAAVYERLGIPTVATVPWTTDRFLRTLLPDGVASAWRDPTGNVALLPLPLHEGWAGHSVRSLQEATGARVAFIMRFGTGVLPDNKTMVQADDVVWVAARSGTVSDVSSVAARAPEEEN
- a CDS encoding APC family permease, which gives rise to MSKFPTVLKRLVLGRPFRSDRLAHTLLPKRIALPIFASDALSSVAYAPEEIFLTLSVAGLSAYAFAPWIGVAVALVMLVVVASYRQNVHAYPSGGGDYEVASTNLGGKFGLTVASALLVDYILTVAVSTSSGVANIGSAVPWVAEHKVIASVVIVAVLSALNLRGVRESGKAFAIPTYGFIAGIMIMVVWGLIKASTGTDMRAESAGFQLHSEGSWTGFAFVFLILRSFSSGAAALTGVEAISNGVPAFRKPKSKNAASTLLLMGVLAVTMLVGIITLAIVTKVNFAEDPATQLSGAPAGYQQKTIVAQIAHAVFADFPPAFYYISFSTGIILLLAANTAFNGFPVLGSILAQDRYLPRQLHTRGDRLAFSNGILFLAVFALVLIIAFDAEVTRLIQLYIVGVFVSFTVSQAGMIRHWNRLLAKEKDPSARRRMRRSQTVNAVGLTMTGVVLVIVLITKFLLGAWIAIAAMVAIFVLMTAIRKHYDRVAEELKEMGEAPTVLPSRNHAIVLVSKLHRPTLRALAYAKAMRPDVLEAVTVNVDDVDTRRLTAEWEAHKFKVPLKVVESPYREITKPVLDYVKRVRGDNPRNVVTVFIPEYVVGHWWEQVLHNQSALRLKGRLLFQSGVIVASVPWQLESSAKAAARVRRARPAAGDVRRGFNPAAARAAAKPVQSPVEPPPKEPAE